TAATAGAAAATTTTAGGAGGTGGACTTTCGATGACCAAAGGAATCTTAGGAAGAAAAATCGGGATGACTCAAGTGTTCGGTGAGAATGGTGAATTAATCCCAGTTACAGTAGTAGAAGCTAAAGAAAATGTAGTATTACAAAAGAAAACTGTAGAGGTTGACGGTTACAACGCAATCCAAATCGGTTTTGAAAACAAAGAAGCATACAAAAAAGGTAGAAAAACTAATAAATATGCGACTAAAGCAGCTGAAGGTCACGCTAAAAAGGCTGACACAGCACCTAAGCGCTTCATTCGTGAATTCAGAAACGTTAATGTTGATGATTACGAAGTAGGTCAAGAAGTCTCAGTAGATACATTTGAAGTTGGCGACATTATTGACGTAACAGGAACTTCAAAAGGTAAAGGTTTCCAAGGTGCAATCAAACGTCATAACCAATC
Above is a genomic segment from Staphylococcus delphini containing:
- the rplC gene encoding 50S ribosomal protein L3, with amino-acid sequence MTKGILGRKIGMTQVFGENGELIPVTVVEAKENVVLQKKTVEVDGYNAIQIGFENKEAYKKGRKTNKYATKAAEGHAKKADTAPKRFIREFRNVNVDDYEVGQEVSVDTFEVGDIIDVTGTSKGKGFQGAIKRHNQSRGPMSHGSHFHRAPGSIGMASDASRVFKGQKLPGRMGGNTVTVQNLEVVQVDTENNVILVKGNVPGPKKGFVQIQSAIKANK